Proteins from a genomic interval of Helicobacter pylori Shi112:
- a CDS encoding cytochrome-c peroxidase, with translation MKKSILLGVCLAFSCAHALNDLELIKKARESQLEPMPMGKALKEYQIKKTKDVGIGTKNSEIMTPAQVELGKMLYFDPRISTSYLVSCNTCHNLGLGGVDLVPSAVGSQWKKNPHLLSSPTVYNSVFNDVQFWDGRVTHLNEQAQGPIQSSFEMGADPKVVVEKINSMPGYVKLFRKAYGSKVKIDFKLIADSIAMFEATLITPSRYDDFLRGNPKALSKAEKEGLDLFISKGCVACHNGINLGGTMQPFGVVKPYKFANVGDFKGDKNGLVKVPTLRNITETMPYFHNGQFWDVKDAIKEMGSIQLGIEISDEEAKKIETFFEALKGKKPKILYPELPVMTDKTPKPSF, from the coding sequence ATGAAAAAATCCATTTTATTGGGCGTTTGCTTGGCTTTTTCTTGCGCCCATGCCTTGAACGATTTAGAACTGATCAAAAAAGCGAGGGAAAGCCAATTAGAGCCTATGCCTATGGGCAAAGCGCTCAAAGAATACCAGATTAAAAAAACTAAAGATGTGGGTATTGGCACCAAAAACAGCGAGATTATGACCCCCGCTCAAGTGGAATTAGGCAAAATGCTCTACTTTGATCCTAGGATTTCCACTTCCTATCTCGTGTCTTGCAACACATGCCATAATTTGGGCTTAGGCGGGGTGGATTTAGTCCCAAGCGCTGTAGGTTCTCAATGGAAGAAAAACCCCCACCTTTTAAGCTCCCCAACGGTGTATAACTCTGTGTTTAACGATGTGCAGTTTTGGGATGGGAGGGTTACGCATTTAAACGAACAAGCGCAAGGGCCCATCCAGTCTTCTTTTGAAATGGGGGCTGATCCAAAAGTGGTGGTAGAAAAAATCAATTCCATGCCAGGCTATGTCAAACTCTTTAGAAAAGCTTATGGCTCCAAAGTCAAAATTGATTTTAAATTGATCGCAGATAGTATCGCTATGTTTGAAGCCACGCTTATCACCCCAAGCCGTTATGATGATTTTTTAAGAGGCAATCCTAAAGCGCTCAGTAAAGCCGAAAAAGAAGGGCTGGATTTATTCATTTCTAAAGGCTGTGTGGCTTGCCATAACGGCATTAATCTTGGGGGAACGATGCAGCCTTTTGGGGTGGTCAAACCTTATAAATTCGCTAATGTGGGCGATTTCAAAGGCGATAAAAATGGGCTTGTGAAAGTGCCTACTTTAAGGAATATCACCGAAACGATGCCTTATTTCCATAACGGGCAATTTTGGGATGTCAAGGATGCAATTAAAGAAATGGGCTCTATCCAGTTAGGCATTGAAATCAGCGATGAAGAAGCGAAAAAAATTGAAACTTTCTTTGAAGCCTTAAAGGGTAAAAAACCGAAAATACTCTATCCAGAACTCCCTGTAATGACAGACAAAACCCCTAAACCCTCTTTTTGA
- a CDS encoding META domain-containing protein has product MNLRLAGASVLTACVFSGCFFLKMFDKKLSSNDWHIQKVEMNHQVYDIETMLADSAFREHEEEQDSSLNTALPEDKAALEAKEQEQKEKRKHWYELFKKKPKPKSSMGEFVFDQKENRIYGKGYCNRYFASYVWQGDRHIGIEDSGISRKVCKDEHLMAFELEFMENFKGNFTVTKGKDTLILDNQKMKIYLKTP; this is encoded by the coding sequence TTGAATTTACGATTGGCTGGAGCAAGCGTTTTAACGGCTTGTGTCTTTTCTGGGTGTTTTTTTTTAAAAATGTTTGATAAAAAACTTTCTAGCAATGATTGGCATATCCAAAAAGTAGAAATGAACCATCAAGTGTATGACATTGAAACCATGCTCGCTGATAGCGCTTTTAGAGAGCATGAAGAAGAGCAAGATTCTTCTCTAAATACCGCTTTACCTGAGGATAAGGCAGCGCTTGAAGCCAAAGAGCAGGAGCAAAAAGAAAAAAGAAAACACTGGTATGAGCTTTTTAAAAAGAAGCCAAAGCCTAAAAGCTCTATGGGAGAGTTTGTGTTTGACCAAAAAGAAAATCGTATTTATGGCAAAGGCTATTGCAACCGGTATTTTGCCAGCTATGTATGGCAGGGCGATAGGCACATTGGAATTGAAGATAGCGGGATTTCAAGAAAAGTGTGTAAAGATGAGCATTTAATGGCGTTTGAATTGGAATTTATGGAGAATTTTAAGGGTAATTTTACGGTAACTAAGGGCAAGGACACGCTCATTTTAGACAACCAAAAAATGAAAATTTATTTGAAAACGCCTTGA
- a CDS encoding MlaD family protein yields the protein MERHVNYTLIGGLFFLCLVCMVGFILWLGHLGLEDGKYYEYVVYTDKDLGGIATNSPVNYKGIQVGNVIKVGFAKDKVGVVRLDLMIKSSVKIRKDSKVAVSSRGFMGLKFLALEQSHNEEFYGSGDKGERILIFKEGFMDRLSVDANQVMQEVMKAIKNVNKILDDENVEKFKHILVSVDDLIANLDSRKVQFDALIKNANNLVSSANNVALDVDKRLKEGQYDFKAMFTPLIMQAQLSLRNIDNFVEKGSALIDKFDANPYKTIFGERK from the coding sequence TTGGAAAGGCATGTGAATTACACTTTAATCGGCGGGCTCTTCTTTTTATGCTTAGTGTGCATGGTAGGCTTTATTTTATGGCTAGGCCATTTGGGATTAGAGGACGGGAAATATTATGAATATGTGGTTTATACGGACAAAGACTTGGGAGGCATTGCGACCAACTCGCCCGTTAATTACAAAGGGATTCAAGTGGGTAATGTCATCAAGGTGGGTTTTGCAAAGGATAAAGTGGGGGTGGTCCGTTTGGATTTGATGATTAAATCCAGCGTTAAGATCCGTAAAGACTCCAAAGTAGCGGTTTCTTCTAGGGGGTTTATGGGGTTAAAATTTTTAGCCTTAGAGCAAAGCCACAATGAAGAATTTTATGGCAGTGGCGATAAAGGGGAGCGGATTTTGATCTTTAAAGAAGGGTTTATGGATCGCTTGAGCGTGGATGCTAATCAAGTGATGCAAGAAGTGATGAAAGCGATTAAAAATGTGAATAAGATTTTAGATGATGAAAATGTGGAAAAATTCAAGCACATTCTTGTTTCAGTAGATGATCTTATCGCTAACTTGGATTCAAGAAAGGTGCAATTTGACGCTTTAATCAAAAACGCTAACAACCTCGTTTCTAGCGCCAATAATGTGGCTTTAGATGTGGATAAGCGCTTAAAAGAAGGGCAATACGACTTTAAAGCGATGTTCACTCCCTTAATCATGCAAGCGCAGTTGAGCTTGAGAAACATTGATAATTTTGTGGAAAAAGGCTCTGCTTTGATAGACAAATTTGACGCTAACCCCTATAAAACGATTTTTGGAGAAAGGAAATAA
- a CDS encoding ABC transporter ATP-binding protein — MSATDNQVLIEVKDLHSAFGSTIIHRGVSFSVHKGEVMAILGGSGSGKSTLLRCMILLNRPTKGEVLLFGEDIWKLKETEQQKIFNRCGICFQFGALYSSLTVLENVGVMLEQYGAYSKKIVEEISKMWIEKVGLPPRAYHLYPYELSGGMKKRVGIARAMATNPEILFLDEPTSGLDPYSAGKFDELIMTLKESLQLTVVMITHDLDSVHDCVDRFIMLKDGLLEFNGDLKDFIKKAQTQGLDEGNLFNSTRGEKFWKGM, encoded by the coding sequence ATGAGCGCTACTGACAATCAAGTCTTAATTGAAGTGAAGGATCTCCATAGCGCTTTTGGGAGCACCATTATCCATAGGGGCGTGAGTTTTAGCGTGCATAAGGGCGAAGTGATGGCGATTTTAGGGGGTTCAGGGAGCGGTAAAAGCACGCTTTTAAGGTGCATGATCTTGCTCAATCGCCCTACAAAGGGGGAAGTGTTGCTTTTTGGGGAAGATATATGGAAACTCAAAGAAACAGAGCAGCAAAAGATTTTTAACCGCTGCGGTATTTGCTTCCAGTTTGGGGCGTTGTATAGCTCTTTAACGGTTTTAGAAAATGTGGGTGTCATGCTAGAGCAATACGGCGCTTATTCTAAAAAAATTGTTGAAGAAATCTCTAAAATGTGGATTGAAAAAGTGGGTTTGCCCCCTAGGGCTTACCACCTTTACCCTTATGAATTGAGTGGGGGGATGAAAAAGCGCGTGGGTATCGCTAGGGCTATGGCGACTAATCCGGAGATCTTATTTTTAGATGAGCCAACAAGCGGGCTAGATCCTTATAGCGCGGGCAAATTTGACGAACTTATCATGACGCTCAAAGAGAGCTTACAGCTTACGGTGGTGATGATTACGCATGATTTAGATTCCGTGCATGACTGCGTGGATCGGTTTATCATGCTCAAAGACGGGCTATTAGAGTTTAATGGGGATTTAAAAGATTTTATCAAAAAAGCTCAAACTCAAGGGCTAGATGAAGGCAATTTATTCAATTCAACACGAGGAGAGAAATTTTGGAAAGGCATGTGA
- a CDS encoding ABC transporter permease: MKTEKQKFLEMRKDGANSVLILRGDWDFKTSVFRLDELKKKLLDHQGSLKVDFSGCQKIDFVFGMFLFDLVKERSLNIELCNVSENNACALKVVKDWLEKEEDLESKKAGKRYELMITKLGKSIVETYNTFLNAFNFCGMILFYFIKSVFNPKRFCITPLLYHINESGFKVLPVSILTVFIVGFAVALQGALQLQDMGAPLMSVEMTAKLALREIGPFILTLVVAGRSASSFTAQIGVMKITEELDAMKTMGFNPFEFLVLPRVLALVIVLPLLVFIADAFAILGGMFAIKYQLDLGFPSYIDRLHDTVGWNHFLVGIVKAPFWGFAIAMVGCMRGFEVKGDTESIGRLTTISVVNALFWIIFLDAVFSIIFSKLNI; encoded by the coding sequence ATGAAGACAGAGAAACAAAAATTTTTAGAAATGCGTAAAGATGGGGCGAACTCTGTGCTGATTTTAAGAGGGGATTGGGATTTTAAAACGAGCGTGTTTCGTTTAGATGAGTTGAAAAAAAAATTATTAGATCATCAAGGGTCTTTAAAAGTGGATTTTTCAGGGTGCCAAAAAATAGATTTTGTTTTTGGCATGTTTTTATTTGATTTGGTTAAGGAGCGTTCTTTAAACATTGAATTGTGCAATGTGAGCGAGAATAACGCATGCGCTTTGAAAGTGGTTAAAGACTGGCTTGAAAAAGAAGAGGATTTAGAGTCTAAAAAAGCGGGCAAACGATACGAACTCATGATCACTAAATTGGGTAAGAGTATCGTAGAAACTTACAACACCTTTTTAAACGCGTTCAATTTTTGCGGCATGATTTTATTTTACTTCATTAAAAGCGTTTTCAACCCCAAACGCTTTTGCATCACTCCTTTGCTTTATCATATCAATGAATCTGGGTTTAAGGTTTTGCCCGTGAGCATTTTAACGGTGTTTATCGTGGGGTTTGCCGTTGCTTTACAAGGGGCTTTGCAATTGCAAGACATGGGCGCGCCTTTAATGTCGGTGGAAATGACGGCTAAACTCGCTTTAAGAGAGATCGGCCCTTTTATTTTAACCCTTGTGGTTGCTGGGAGGAGCGCGAGCAGTTTTACTGCGCAAATTGGGGTGATGAAGATCACTGAAGAATTAGACGCGATGAAAACCATGGGCTTTAACCCTTTTGAATTTTTAGTGTTGCCTAGGGTGTTAGCCTTAGTGATTGTTTTGCCTTTATTGGTGTTTATTGCCGATGCGTTCGCCATTCTTGGTGGCATGTTTGCGATTAAATACCAATTGGATTTGGGCTTCCCGAGTTATATAGACAGATTGCATGACACAGTGGGTTGGAATCATTTTTTGGTAGGGATTGTCAAAGCCCCTTTTTGGGGGTTTGCGATTGCGATGGTAGGGTGCATGCGCGGGTTTGAAGTCAAGGGGGATACTGAGAGCATTGGGCGCTTGACCACCATTAGCGTCGTGAATGCGTTGTTTTGGATCATTTTCTTAGACGCTGTTTTTTCTATTATCTTTTCTAAGTTGAATATATGA
- a CDS encoding outer membrane protein → MFKKIIFFCVFLMGGFVVFPLDAMPILHDKTPKKNYQEAHEKLYRSIINRQKLTRKKSGWYFLGGFGAVEAIKDYQGQEMKDWIATLDLKTGVQSFFKKYIGIRGVFAWDLGSGKVNYQSHKDPTNSFFTMLAVGLDVIMEFPLGSYKHYLGAFGGARGALVVYTDKQNFKFFKHSVVSGGLAINGGVMLTLFLRHRIELGFKILPTARLLSSSKRFETSPLFYAAYSYKF, encoded by the coding sequence ATGTTTAAAAAAATCATTTTTTTTTGTGTTTTCTTAATGGGGGGTTTTGTTGTCTTTCCCCTTGATGCAATGCCTATTTTGCACGATAAAACCCCTAAAAAAAATTACCAAGAAGCCCATGAAAAACTCTATAGAAGCATCATTAACCGCCAAAAGCTCACTCGTAAAAAAAGCGGGTGGTATTTTTTAGGAGGGTTTGGCGCTGTAGAAGCCATTAAGGACTATCAAGGCCAAGAAATGAAAGATTGGATTGCAACGCTTGATTTAAAAACCGGTGTGCAAAGTTTTTTTAAAAAGTATATCGGGATTAGGGGGGTTTTTGCATGGGATCTTGGGTCAGGAAAAGTGAATTACCAAAGCCATAAAGATCCTACAAACTCTTTTTTTACCATGCTTGCGGTGGGTTTGGATGTTATTATGGAATTTCCTTTAGGGAGTTATAAGCATTATTTGGGGGCGTTTGGGGGAGCTAGGGGAGCTTTAGTCGTTTATACAGACAAGCAAAATTTCAAGTTTTTTAAACATTCTGTGGTTTCAGGGGGCTTAGCGATTAATGGGGGGGTCATGCTCACGCTTTTTTTAAGACACCGCATTGAATTAGGGTTTAAAATCTTACCCACCGCCAGATTGCTTTCTAGCTCCAAACGCTTTGAGACTTCGCCCTTATTTTATGCGGCATACAGCTATAAATTTTAA
- the ilvE gene encoding branched-chain-amino-acid transaminase, whose translation MANLENLDWKNLGFSYIKTDFRFIASYKNGSWSQGELVSENALQISEGSPVLHYGQACFEGLKAYRSQKGKALLFRPLENAKRLQTSCERLLMPKVSEELFLRACAEVVKANQKWLAPYKSGASLYLRPFVIGVGDNLGVKPASEYLFIVFCVPVGAYFKGGIEKGGARFITTAFDRAAPKGTGGVKVGGNYAASLLAHKIATEQGYDDCIYLDPTTHTKIEEVGAANFFGITHDNAFITPHSPSILPSITKKSLMVLAKEYLNLKVEEREILMDELGAFKEAGACGTAAIITPIKEIAHNNKSYFFEAPGNTTKQLYDLLLSIQQGEQKAPKDWIFEVC comes from the coding sequence ATGGCAAATTTAGAAAATTTAGACTGGAAAAATCTAGGCTTTAGCTACATTAAAACGGATTTTCGCTTCATCGCTAGTTATAAAAACGGCTCTTGGTCGCAAGGCGAATTGGTTAGCGAAAATGCGTTACAAATCAGCGAAGGATCGCCGGTTTTGCACTACGGGCAGGCTTGTTTTGAAGGCTTGAAGGCTTACCGCTCTCAAAAGGGGAAAGCTCTACTTTTTCGCCCTTTAGAAAACGCCAAACGCTTGCAAACTTCATGCGAAAGACTGCTCATGCCCAAAGTGAGCGAAGAGCTGTTTTTAAGGGCATGCGCTGAAGTGGTGAAAGCGAATCAAAAATGGCTCGCTCCTTATAAAAGCGGGGCGAGTTTGTATTTGCGCCCTTTTGTCATAGGTGTGGGGGATAATTTGGGGGTGAAGCCGGCCAGCGAATACCTTTTTATCGTGTTTTGCGTGCCTGTGGGGGCGTATTTTAAGGGGGGCATAGAAAAAGGAGGGGCTAGGTTTATCACTACGGCGTTTGATAGGGCCGCGCCTAAAGGCACCGGTGGGGTGAAAGTGGGGGGGAATTATGCTGCAAGCCTGTTAGCCCACAAAATAGCCACAGAGCAAGGCTATGATGATTGCATTTATTTAGACCCTACCACGCACACTAAAATTGAAGAAGTGGGGGCGGCGAATTTTTTTGGCATCACGCATGATAACGCCTTTATCACCCCGCATTCGCCAAGCATTCTGCCAAGCATTACAAAAAAAAGCTTGATGGTTTTGGCTAAAGAATATTTGAACCTCAAAGTAGAAGAGAGGGAAATCCTAATGGATGAGTTGGGCGCGTTTAAGGAAGCTGGAGCGTGCGGGACAGCTGCGATCATTACGCCCATTAAAGAAATCGCGCACAATAACAAGTCTTATTTTTTTGAAGCACCGGGCAACACCACTAAACAACTCTATGATTTGCTTTTATCCATCCAGCAAGGCGAACAAAAAGCCCCCAAAGATTGGATTTTTGAAGTTTGCTAA
- a CDS encoding outer membrane protein yields MLKRIILLGALGVGASAEESAAFVGVNYQVSMIQNQTKMVNDNGLQKPLIKFPPYAGAGFEVGYKQFFGKKKWFGMRYYGFFDYAHNRFGVMKKGIPVGDSGFIYNSFSFGGNTLTERDSYQGQYYVNLFTYGAGLDTLWNFVNKENMVFGFVVGIQLAGDSWATSISKEIASYAKHHSNSSYSPANFQFLWKFGVRTHIAKHNSLELGIKVPTITHRLFSITNEKGYTLQADVRRVYAFQISYLRDF; encoded by the coding sequence ATGTTGAAAAGAATTATATTGTTAGGGGCTTTGGGTGTTGGAGCGAGCGCTGAAGAGAGCGCGGCTTTTGTGGGAGTCAATTACCAGGTGAGCATGATACAAAATCAGACTAAAATGGTGAATGACAACGGCTTGCAAAAGCCTTTGATAAAGTTCCCGCCTTACGCAGGAGCGGGTTTTGAAGTGGGCTATAAGCAATTTTTCGGTAAGAAAAAATGGTTTGGCATGCGTTATTATGGGTTTTTTGACTACGCGCACAACCGCTTTGGCGTGATGAAAAAGGGTATTCCGGTGGGCGATAGCGGGTTTATTTACAATAGTTTCAGTTTTGGAGGGAATACTTTAACGGAGAGGGATTCCTATCAGGGGCAATACTATGTCAATTTATTCACTTATGGTGCAGGGCTAGATACGCTGTGGAATTTTGTGAATAAAGAAAACATGGTTTTTGGTTTTGTGGTGGGAATCCAATTAGCCGGGGATAGTTGGGCAACGAGCATTAGTAAAGAGATCGCTAGCTATGCAAAACACCACAGCAATTCTAGCTATAGCCCGGCTAATTTCCAGTTTCTATGGAAGTTTGGGGTCCGCACCCATATCGCTAAACACAACAGCTTGGAATTAGGGATTAAAGTGCCTACGATCACGCACCGGCTTTTCTCTATCACCAACGAAAAGGGATACACCTTACAGGCTGATGTGCGTAGAGTCTATGCGTTTCAAATCAGTTACTTGAGGGATTTTTAA
- the polA gene encoding DNA polymerase I, with translation MEEPVIKEGTLALIDTFAYLFRSYYMSAKNKPLTNDKGFPTGLLTGLVGMVKKFYKDKKNMPFIVFALESQTKTKRAERLGEYKQNRKDAPKEMLLQIPIALEWLQKMGFTCVEVSGFEADDVIASLATLSPYKTRIYSKDKDFNQLLSDKIALFDGKTEFLAKDCVEKYGILPSQFTDYQGIVGDSSDNYKGVKGIGSKNAKELLQRLGSLEKIYENLDLAKNLLSPKMYQALIQDKESAFLSKELATLQRGCIKEFDFLSCAFPSENPLLKIKDELKEYGFISTLRDLENSPTPLILDNTPLLENTPASDNAPKKSRLIVLENTEPLSAFLEKLKNSNARIFVRLVLDKEKKVLALAFLYEDQGYFLPLEEALFSPFSLEFLQNAFFKMLQHVQIIGHDLKPLLSFLKAKYQVSLENIRIQDTQILAFLKNPEKVGFDEVLKEYLKEELIPHETIKDFKTKSKVEKLEQLDMELNALKRLCEYFEKGGLEEGLLALARGVETPLMKVLMGMEFQGFKIDAPYFKRLEQEFKNELHVLERQILDLIGVDFNLNSPKQLSEILYEKLELPQNKSRSTDEKSLLKILDKHPSIALILEYRELNKLFNTYTTPLLRLKDKDDKIHTTFIQTGTATGRLSSHSPNLQNIPVRSPKGLLIRKGFIASSKEYCLLGVDYSQIELRLLAHFSQDKDLMDAFLKGRDIHLETSKALFGEDLAKEKRSIAKSINFGLVYGMGSKKLSETLNIPLNEAKSYIEAYFKRFPSIKDYLNRMKEEILKTSKAFTLLGRYRVFDFTGANDHIKGNYLREGVNAIFQGSASDLLKLGMLKVSERFKNNPSVRLLLQVHDELIFEIEEKNALKLQQEIQRILNDEVYPLRVPLETSAFVAKRWNELKG, from the coding sequence ATGGAAGAGCCAGTCATTAAAGAGGGGACTTTAGCGTTAATTGATACTTTTGCGTATTTGTTTAGAAGCTATTACATGAGCGCTAAAAACAAGCCTTTAACCAATGATAAGGGCTTTCCTACGGGGCTTTTAACGGGGCTTGTGGGCATGGTTAAAAAATTTTATAAAGATAAAAAAAACATGCCTTTTATCGTGTTCGCTCTAGAAAGCCAGACTAAAACTAAAAGGGCTGAAAGATTAGGCGAATACAAACAAAATCGTAAAGACGCCCCTAAAGAGATGCTTTTACAAATCCCTATTGCATTAGAATGGTTGCAAAAAATGGGTTTTACTTGCGTGGAGGTGAGCGGGTTTGAAGCTGATGATGTCATCGCAAGCCTGGCCACGCTAAGCCCTTATAAAACCCGCATTTATTCTAAAGATAAGGATTTTAACCAGCTTTTGAGCGATAAAATCGCGCTTTTTGATGGCAAAACGGAATTTTTGGCGAAAGATTGCGTGGAAAAATACGGGATTTTGCCGAGTCAATTCACGGATTATCAGGGCATTGTGGGGGATAGCAGCGATAATTACAAGGGGGTTAAAGGCATTGGGAGCAAGAACGCTAAGGAATTGTTACAGCGCTTAGGGAGTTTGGAAAAAATCTATGAAAATTTAGACTTGGCGAAAAATTTACTCAGCCCTAAAATGTATCAAGCCCTTATACAAGACAAAGAGAGCGCGTTTTTAAGCAAAGAATTAGCCACTTTACAAAGAGGATGCATTAAAGAATTTGATTTTTTAAGTTGCGCTTTTCCTAGCGAAAACCCTTTATTGAAAATCAAAGATGAATTGAAAGAATATGGTTTTATTTCTACTTTAAGGGATTTAGAAAATTCCCCTACGCCTTTAATTTTAGACAACACGCCTCTATTAGAAAACACGCCCGCATCAGACAACGCCCCTAAAAAATCACGCTTGATCGTTTTAGAAAACACCGAGCCTTTGAGCGCGTTTTTAGAAAAATTAAAAAATTCTAACGCAAGGATTTTTGTGCGTTTGGTGTTAGATAAAGAAAAAAAAGTTCTGGCCCTAGCGTTTTTATATGAAGATCAAGGCTATTTTTTACCTTTAGAAGAGGCGTTATTTTCGCCCTTTTCTTTAGAGTTTTTGCAAAACGCTTTTTTTAAAATGTTACAGCATGTGCAAATCATTGGGCATGATTTAAAACCCTTATTAAGCTTTTTAAAAGCCAAATACCAGGTTTCTTTAGAAAACATTCGCATCCAAGACACTCAAATTTTAGCGTTTTTAAAAAATCCGGAAAAAGTGGGGTTTGATGAAGTTTTAAAGGAATATTTAAAAGAAGAATTGATCCCGCATGAAACAATCAAAGATTTTAAGACAAAAAGTAAGGTGGAAAAATTAGAGCAATTGGATATGGAATTAAACGCTTTAAAGCGTTTGTGCGAGTATTTTGAAAAAGGGGGGCTAGAAGAGGGTTTGCTTGCTTTGGCTAGAGGAGTTGAAACGCCGTTAATGAAAGTTTTAATGGGCATGGAATTTCAAGGCTTTAAGATTGATGCACCTTATTTCAAGCGCTTAGAGCAGGAGTTTAAGAATGAATTGCATGTTTTAGAGCGCCAAATTTTGGATCTAATCGGCGTGGATTTTAACCTCAACTCCCCCAAACAACTCAGCGAGATTTTGTATGAAAAATTAGAGCTTCCTCAAAATAAAAGCCGTTCTACTGATGAAAAAAGCTTGTTAAAAATCCTAGACAAGCACCCAAGCATCGCTTTGATTTTAGAATACAGAGAATTGAATAAGCTTTTTAACACTTATACCACCCCCTTATTGCGCTTAAAAGACAAAGACGATAAAATCCATACCACTTTCATCCAAACCGGCACAGCTACCGGGCGTTTAAGCTCGCATTCGCCTAATTTGCAAAATATCCCGGTGCGATCGCCTAAAGGCTTACTCATTCGTAAAGGTTTTATCGCCAGCTCTAAAGAATATTGCTTGCTAGGGGTGGATTATTCGCAGATTGAATTGCGCTTGTTAGCCCATTTTAGTCAGGATAAGGATTTAATGGATGCGTTTTTAAAGGGGCGAGACATCCATTTAGAAACTTCTAAGGCGTTGTTTGGAGAAGATTTGGCCAAAGAAAAACGATCCATCGCTAAAAGCATTAATTTTGGGCTGGTGTATGGCATGGGGAGTAAGAAATTGAGCGAAACTTTAAACATCCCTTTAAATGAGGCTAAAAGCTACATAGAAGCGTATTTCAAACGATTCCCTAGCATCAAAGATTACTTAAACCGCATGAAAGAAGAGATTTTAAAAACTTCTAAGGCCTTTACTTTGCTTGGGCGTTATCGGGTGTTTGATTTTACCGGTGCAAATGATCACATCAAGGGCAATTATTTGCGAGAGGGCGTGAATGCGATTTTCCAAGGGAGCGCGAGCGATTTGTTGAAATTGGGCATGCTTAAAGTGAGCGAGCGTTTCAAAAATAACCCTTCGGTGAGGCTGCTTTTGCAAGTGCATGACGAATTGATTTTTGAGATTGAAGAAAAAAACGCCCTAAAGTTGCAGCAAGAAATCCAACGCATCCTCAATGATGAAGTTTATCCTTTGAGGGTGCCGCTAGAAACGAGCGCGTTTGTGGCTAAGCGTTGGAATGAATTAAAAGGGTAG
- a CDS encoding restriction endonuclease subunit S has protein sequence MGDLFEASNGDFDIQKRHINHKGEFVITAGLSNNGVLGQSDIKAKVFESHSITIDMFGCAFYRSFPYKMVTHARVFSLKPKFEINHKIGLFLSTLFFDYPKKFGYENMCSWAKIKNDKVILPLKPSANTQTLDGIDFHFMEKFIAELEQCRLAELEAYLKATGLSNTTLSNDEENALNLFNGKNSGGGNTPCGLTWQSFKLGDLFEVLSSKKIYHANTIKIHDTQIENSYPYVVRAATNNGIKGFIIDDSTFANEKNTLSFAQDTFTVFYQKQPYFTGNRVKILKPKFAFKSPKILYFISAILQFILKPLTWGLGSTTESIAEFKFSLPLKPTANTQTLKDIDFHFMRTFINALMKQTIQGVVQYSSAKIQATKEAISQETPTQKDSLF, from the coding sequence TTGGGGGATTTGTTTGAAGCGAGTAACGGCGATTTTGACATTCAAAAACGCCACATCAATCATAAGGGCGAATTTGTCATCACCGCAGGGCTTAGCAATAATGGCGTTTTAGGGCAAAGCGATATAAAAGCAAAAGTTTTTGAAAGCCATAGCATTACTATTGACATGTTTGGTTGCGCGTTTTATCGCAGTTTTCCTTATAAAATGGTAACACACGCTAGGGTATTTTCTCTCAAACCTAAATTTGAAATCAACCATAAAATCGGCTTGTTTTTATCCACGCTATTTTTTGATTACCCTAAAAAATTCGGCTATGAAAACATGTGTTCATGGGCAAAAATTAAAAACGATAAAGTCATTCTACCCCTAAAACCCAGCGCTAACACTCAAACCCTTGATGGTATTGATTTTCATTTCATGGAAAAATTCATAGCCGAACTTGAGCAGTGTCGGCTCGCCGAACTTGAGGCTTATTTAAAAGCTACAGGGCTATCAAACACCACCCTTTCTAACGATGAAGAAAACGCCCTTAACCTTTTCAATGGCAAAAATTCTGGGGGGGGTAATACCCCATGCGGCTTAACATGGCAAAGCTTCAAATTAGGGGATTTGTTTGAAGTGTTGTCAAGTAAGAAAATTTATCATGCCAACACGATAAAAATCCATGACACGCAAATAGAAAACAGCTACCCTTATGTCGTGCGCGCTGCAACCAACAATGGTATAAAAGGCTTTATTATAGATGACTCTACATTTGCTAATGAAAAAAATACCCTTTCGTTCGCGCAAGACACTTTCACCGTGTTCTATCAAAAACAACCTTATTTTACAGGCAATAGGGTTAAAATTTTAAAACCAAAATTTGCTTTCAAGAGTCCTAAAATTTTATATTTTATAAGCGCGATTTTACAATTTATTTTAAAACCCTTAACTTGGGGGCTAGGCTCTACAACAGAAAGCATTGCGGAATTTAAATTTTCTCTACCCCTAAAACCCACCGCTAACACTCAAACCCTTAAGGATATTGATTTTCATTTCATGCGCACCTTTATCAACGCCCTAATGAAACAAACCATTCAAGGCGTGGTTCAATACAGCAGCGCTAAAATACAGGCCACAAAAGAAGCCATCAGCCAAGAAACGCCAACCCAAAAAGACTCGTTGTTTTGA